A window from Vigna angularis cultivar LongXiaoDou No.4 chromosome 7, ASM1680809v1, whole genome shotgun sequence encodes these proteins:
- the LOC108337698 gene encoding auxin-induced protein 6B, whose protein sequence is MSPKCSQIRHIVRLRQMLRRWRNKARMSANRTPSDVPAGHVAVCVGTNLTRFVVRATYLNHPVFKKLLLQAEEEYGFSNHGPLVIPCDEMLFHEVLRFISWSESAKPNRFVNLELDDLKQHCHIRINNNLDFWPESRPLLHGPSDKTVW, encoded by the coding sequence ATGTCCCCAAAATGCAGCCAAATCCGACACATCGTTCGGCTCCGCCAGATGCTGCGGCGCTGGCGCAACAAGGCTCGCATGTCTGCAAACCGCACACCGTCAGATGTGCCTGCAGGACACGTGGCTGTTTGTGTAGGCACCAACCTCACCAGATTCGTGGTGCGTGCAACTTACCTGAACCACCCCGTCTTCAAGAAGCTTCTCCTTCAAGCTGAAGAAGAGTATGGCTTCTCCAACCACGGTCCATTGGTCATCCCCTGCGACGAAATGCTCTTCCACGAGGTTCTCCGGTTCATCTCTTGGTCCGAATCAGCAAAACCAAACCGGTTTGTAAACCTCGAACTTGACGACTTAAAACAACACTGCCACATCAGAATCAACAACAACCTTGATTTTTGGCCAGAGTCTAGACCGCTCCTTCACGGTCCCAGTGACAAAACCGTTTGgtaa